From the Sulfuriferula nivalis genome, the window TTTATAGCCTCAGTTCCACCAGTAGACGCGCCTATGACTATCAACTTTTCACTACTTAATAGTGGATTAGCCATGGTTGGCAATGCAACTGAGGTTGGGATTGAAGCAGAAGGTCTTGGTTGTATACGAGCTCGTGATGCTGCTCGGATTTTATCGCTGATAGTTTCAGCATAATCCATCATGCCATTTTTAATAGAGATTTTAGGCTTGGTAACAAAATCAATCGCACCCAATTCTAACGCACGCATCGTTATTTCTGATCCATGTTCAGTCAATGATGACACCATCACGACGGGCATGGGACGTAGACGCATGAGCTTCTCAAGAAAATCAAGGCCATCCATTTTTGGCATTTCAACATCCAAGGTCAACACATCTGGATTCAAAGCTTTAATCATCTCACGCGCAACTATTGGATCTGGCGCAGCACCCACAACTTCCATATCAATCTGATCATTAATAATTTCAGTTAAAACACCGCGAATGAGTGCAGAATCATCGATTACCAAGACTTTTATTTTTTTCATAAATACCATCCAAATCTAGAAATTAACCCGCTACTTTGAGTTTCAAACGCTTTGCATATTCAGACTCACGTTCTACCAGCGTTGCATTTCTCAATTCTTTTATTTTCCTCACTAATACCTTGCCAGTACGCGGGAAAAAATACACCTTACGTGGATGCGCGCCGTTCAAATCTTGTGATGCCACAGGAATTTTAGCCGCATCCAAATAATTCAACACAAACTCCGCATTACGTTCACCTACATTCATAGTACCAAAACCTTGCAACACGTTGCCGCCACCAAATACCTTTGCTTCTAGATTTTCACGCTTGGCTCCAGCCTGTAATAACTTCTCAATCAGGATATCCATCGCATGTACACCATAACGCATAGAAGGAGAAGCCGAGTTATTCATAGGCATACCCGCATCTGGCAACATAAAATGATTCATACCGCCGATAGCCCTAATTTTATCTCGTATACAGGCAGACACACATGAACCCAACACTGTCACAATGAGCATATCCTTCTGGGTATAGTAATATTCTCCCGGCAACAACTTAGCAGCATCACAATGAAAACTTGCATCGTAATACACGTTGCTTGCAAAATGTTCTTCCCCTGCATCCCAAGTCATATCATCGCCTATTTTATATGCGTAGAATGATTTAATGCATACACTGTTTTACTTAATAACTTAAAACGATTAGTTACATTTAAAAAATTTTCTGAATGACCC encodes:
- the cheD gene encoding chemoreceptor glutamine deamidase CheD, which encodes MTWDAGEEHFASNVYYDASFHCDAAKLLPGEYYYTQKDMLIVTVLGSCVSACIRDKIRAIGGMNHFMLPDAGMPMNNSASPSMRYGVHAMDILIEKLLQAGAKRENLEAKVFGGGNVLQGFGTMNVGERNAEFVLNYLDAAKIPVASQDLNGAHPRKVYFFPRTGKVLVRKIKELRNATLVERESEYAKRLKLKVAG